In Larimichthys crocea isolate SSNF chromosome VI, L_crocea_2.0, whole genome shotgun sequence, one genomic interval encodes:
- the ube2j2 gene encoding ubiquitin-conjugating enzyme E2 J2 isoform X1, which produces MSCFHRRYTNEEENRKRRFSSCWLAIAEATSVTSSRRVWGLTTETAAVFRVQPRIHISTGVSEEMNNNGNKRAPTTATQRLKQDYLRIKKDPVPYICAEPLPSNILEWHYVVRGPEKTPYEGGYYHGKLIFPREFPFKPPSIYMITPNGRFKCNTRLCLSITDFHPDTWNPAWSVSTILTGLLSFMVEKGPTLGSIETSDYTKRQLSAQSLAFNLKDKVFCELFPDVVDEMKQKQKAQEELSARTQPLPLPDVVPDGDPQHAHYGLPALNGGPVPLGGANPAPGLQQANRNHGLLGGALANLFVIVGFAAFAYTVKYVLRSIAQE; this is translated from the exons ATGTCGTGTTTCCACCGCCGCTAcacaaatgaagaagaaaaccgGAAGCGTcgcttctcctcctgctggcTGGCGATAGCTGAAGCTACGTCGGTGACATCGTCTCGTCGGGTTTGGGGTTtgacaacagaaacagcagcCGTATTTCGTGTCCAGCCACGAATACATATTTCCACTGGGGTCTCTGAAGAG ATGAACAACAACGGGAATAAGAGAGCTCCAACCACAGCCACTCAGCGACTTAAGCAGGATTACCTCAGGATAAAGAAAGACCCTGTGCCTTATATCTGTGCAGAACCTCTCCCCTCCAACATCCTAGAATG GCACTATGTAGTCAGAGGTCCTGAGAAAACTCCATATGAAG GAGGATATTATCATGGAAAACTCATATTTCCGCGGGAATTTCCTTTTAAACCACCAAGTATCTATATGATCACACCAAATGGGAGGTTTAAGTGTAATACAAG GTTATGTTTGTCCATCACAGACTTCCATCCAGACACGTGGAACCCCGCGTGGTCCGTCTCCACCATCCTCACAGGTCTGCTCAGCTTCATGGTGGAGAAAGGCCCCACCCTCGGCAGCATTGAGACCTCTGACTACACA aaaAGACAGCTGTCAGCCCAAAGCTTGGCTTTCAACCTCAAGGATAAGGTGTTCTGTGAACTGTTTCCTGATGTAGTCGAT gagatgaagcagaaacagaaggCCCAGGAGGAGTTAAGCGCTCGCACTCAGCCCCTCCCTTTACCCGATGTGGTGCCCGACGGTGACCCACAGCACGCCCATTACGGCCTCCCTGCCCTCAACGGAGGGCCCGTCCCGCTCGGGGGCGCCAACCCCGCTCCTGGCCTGCAGCAGGCCAATCGCAACCATGGACTTCTAGGTGGCGCTCTAGCCAACCTGTTTGTGATTGTAGGCTTTGCGGCGTTTGCCTACACAGTCAAGTACGTGCTGAGGAGCATAGCCCAGGAGTGA
- the ube2j2 gene encoding ubiquitin-conjugating enzyme E2 J2 isoform X2, which translates to MNNNGNKRAPTTATQRLKQDYLRIKKDPVPYICAEPLPSNILEWHYVVRGPEKTPYEGGYYHGKLIFPREFPFKPPSIYMITPNGRFKCNTRLCLSITDFHPDTWNPAWSVSTILTGLLSFMVEKGPTLGSIETSDYTKRQLSAQSLAFNLKDKVFCELFPDVVDEMKQKQKAQEELSARTQPLPLPDVVPDGDPQHAHYGLPALNGGPVPLGGANPAPGLQQANRNHGLLGGALANLFVIVGFAAFAYTVKYVLRSIAQE; encoded by the exons ATGAACAACAACGGGAATAAGAGAGCTCCAACCACAGCCACTCAGCGACTTAAGCAGGATTACCTCAGGATAAAGAAAGACCCTGTGCCTTATATCTGTGCAGAACCTCTCCCCTCCAACATCCTAGAATG GCACTATGTAGTCAGAGGTCCTGAGAAAACTCCATATGAAG GAGGATATTATCATGGAAAACTCATATTTCCGCGGGAATTTCCTTTTAAACCACCAAGTATCTATATGATCACACCAAATGGGAGGTTTAAGTGTAATACAAG GTTATGTTTGTCCATCACAGACTTCCATCCAGACACGTGGAACCCCGCGTGGTCCGTCTCCACCATCCTCACAGGTCTGCTCAGCTTCATGGTGGAGAAAGGCCCCACCCTCGGCAGCATTGAGACCTCTGACTACACA aaaAGACAGCTGTCAGCCCAAAGCTTGGCTTTCAACCTCAAGGATAAGGTGTTCTGTGAACTGTTTCCTGATGTAGTCGAT gagatgaagcagaaacagaaggCCCAGGAGGAGTTAAGCGCTCGCACTCAGCCCCTCCCTTTACCCGATGTGGTGCCCGACGGTGACCCACAGCACGCCCATTACGGCCTCCCTGCCCTCAACGGAGGGCCCGTCCCGCTCGGGGGCGCCAACCCCGCTCCTGGCCTGCAGCAGGCCAATCGCAACCATGGACTTCTAGGTGGCGCTCTAGCCAACCTGTTTGTGATTGTAGGCTTTGCGGCGTTTGCCTACACAGTCAAGTACGTGCTGAGGAGCATAGCCCAGGAGTGA
- the LOC104938192 gene encoding RING finger protein 208 yields MLCNEDLECVVCCYQYTRSDRIPRILHCKHTFCAACLEQLCKMDGVIRTITCPMCRWITCTRASLTLPGALWVNTEIWDQIPKVLQGKQDVTEDLKDTEAQLLKSTLPFSGKSVFMSTLQKVFSCVLLQAHEMTDC; encoded by the exons ATGCTCTGCAATGAAGATCTCGAGTGTGTCGTGTGCTGCTACCAGTACACACGCAGTGACCGGATCCCACGGATCCTCCACTGCAAACACACCTTCTGCGCTGCCTGCTTGGAACAACTGTGCAAGATGGATGGTGTCATCCGTACCATCACCTGCCCCATGTGCCGCTGGATTACCTGCACCCGGGCCAGCCTGACGCTGCCAGGGGCCCTGTGGGTCAACACCGAGATCTGGGACCAAATTCCAAAGGTGCTGCAGGGCAAGCAGGATGTAACAGAGGATTTGAAAGACACAGAAGCCCAATTATTGAAGTCAACATT GCCTTTTTCGGGAAAGTCTGTTTTCATGTCCACACTCCAAAAAGTGTtcagctgtgtgctgctgcaAGCACATGAGATGACTGACTGCTGa